A window from Mycolicibacterium tokaiense encodes these proteins:
- a CDS encoding ABC-F family ATP-binding cassette domain-containing protein has protein sequence MITATDLEVRAGARTLLAAEGPALRVQPGDRIGLVGRNGAGKTTTLRILAGEGEPYAGAVTRAGEVGYLPQDPKEGDLDVLARDRVLSARGLDVLMTDLEKQQVLMAEVADDAARDKAVRRYGQLEERFAALGGYAAESEAGRICASLGLPDRVLTQPLRTLSGGQRRRVELARILFAASDSGSGSATTLLLDEPTNHLDADSIVWLRDFLKSHSGGLIVISHDVELLAAVVNRVWFLDAVRGEADVYNMGWQKYLDARATDEQRRRRERANAEKKASALRTQAAKMGAKATKAVAAQNMLRRAERMMAELDDERVADKVAKIKFPTPSPCGRTPLVVKGLSKNYGSLEIFTGLDLSIDRGSRVVVLGLNGAGKTTLLRLLAGVETPDSGGLEPGHGLKIGYFAQEHDTLDDHASVWDNIRHAAPDTGEQDLRGLLGAFMFTGAQLDQPAGTLSGGEKTRLALAGLVASSANVLLLDEPTNNLDPASREQVLDALRSYLGAVVLVTHDPGAAEALNPQRVVLLPDGTEDFWSDEYRELIELA, from the coding sequence GTGATCACCGCAACGGACCTGGAGGTTCGTGCCGGCGCACGTACGTTGTTGGCCGCCGAGGGACCCGCGCTGCGCGTGCAGCCCGGCGACCGGATCGGGCTGGTGGGGCGCAACGGCGCCGGCAAGACCACCACGCTGCGGATCCTGGCCGGTGAGGGTGAGCCCTACGCGGGTGCGGTCACCCGCGCCGGTGAGGTCGGGTATCTGCCGCAGGATCCCAAAGAAGGCGACCTGGATGTGCTGGCCCGCGACCGGGTGCTCTCCGCGCGCGGTCTGGACGTGCTGATGACGGACCTGGAGAAACAGCAGGTGCTGATGGCCGAGGTGGCCGACGACGCCGCCCGCGACAAGGCGGTGCGCCGCTACGGTCAGCTGGAGGAACGTTTCGCCGCGCTCGGCGGGTACGCCGCCGAGAGCGAGGCAGGCCGGATCTGCGCCAGCCTCGGTCTGCCCGACCGGGTACTCACCCAGCCGCTGCGCACGCTCTCGGGCGGGCAGCGCCGCCGGGTCGAGCTGGCCCGCATCCTCTTCGCAGCCTCGGACTCCGGGTCCGGGTCGGCCACCACGCTCTTACTCGACGAGCCCACCAACCACCTCGACGCCGACTCCATCGTGTGGCTGCGCGACTTCCTCAAGAGCCACTCCGGCGGGTTGATCGTGATCAGCCACGACGTCGAACTGCTGGCGGCGGTGGTGAACCGGGTGTGGTTCCTCGACGCCGTGCGCGGTGAGGCCGACGTCTACAACATGGGCTGGCAGAAGTACCTCGACGCCCGCGCCACCGATGAGCAGCGTCGCCGCCGCGAACGGGCCAACGCCGAGAAGAAGGCCTCGGCGTTGCGCACCCAGGCGGCGAAGATGGGCGCCAAAGCCACCAAAGCCGTTGCGGCACAGAATATGCTCCGTCGCGCCGAGCGCATGATGGCCGAGCTGGACGACGAGCGGGTGGCCGACAAGGTGGCCAAGATCAAGTTCCCCACCCCGTCGCCGTGCGGCCGTACGCCGTTGGTGGTCAAGGGGTTGAGCAAGAACTACGGGTCGCTGGAGATCTTCACCGGACTCGACCTGTCCATCGACCGCGGCTCGCGGGTGGTGGTGCTGGGTCTCAACGGTGCGGGCAAGACGACGCTGCTGCGGCTGCTGGCGGGGGTGGAAACCCCGGACTCCGGCGGCCTGGAACCCGGGCACGGCCTCAAGATCGGCTACTTCGCCCAGGAACACGACACCCTCGACGACCACGCTTCGGTGTGGGACAACATCCGCCACGCCGCCCCCGATACCGGCGAGCAGGATCTGCGTGGCCTCCTGGGGGCGTTCATGTTCACCGGTGCGCAGCTGGACCAGCCGGCCGGGACGCTCTCCGGCGGTGAGAAGACGCGGTTGGCGCTGGCCGGTCTGGTGGCCTCGTCGGCGAACGTCCTGCTGCTCGACGAGCCCACCAACAACCTGGACCCGGCCTCGCGCGAGCAGGTGCTGGATGCGTTGCGCAGTTATCTGGGGGCGGTGGTGCTGGTGACCCACGATCCGGGGGCGGCCGAAGCGCTGAACCCGCAGCGGGTGGTGTTGCTGCCGGACGGTACCGAGGATTTCTGGTCCGACGAGTACCGGGAACTCATCGAACTCGCTTGA
- the trxA gene encoding thioredoxin, with product MATRDITAEQFNDTINDNDIVLVDFWASWCGPCRSFAPTFAKSSEEHTDVVFAKVDTEAEQQLAAAAQIRSIPTLMAFKKGKLVFNQAGALPPAALEDLIKQVKDFDVEAAEAAASAEGNTEEA from the coding sequence GTGGCAACTCGAGATATCACAGCCGAACAGTTCAACGACACCATCAACGACAACGACATCGTGCTGGTGGACTTCTGGGCGTCCTGGTGCGGTCCGTGCCGCTCCTTCGCCCCGACCTTCGCCAAGTCCTCCGAGGAGCACACCGATGTGGTGTTCGCCAAGGTGGACACCGAGGCCGAGCAGCAGCTCGCCGCCGCGGCGCAGATCCGGTCCATCCCCACGCTGATGGCGTTCAAGAAGGGCAAGCTGGTGTTCAACCAGGCCGGGGCGTTGCCGCCGGCAGCCCTGGAGGACCTCATCAAGCAGGTGAAGGACTTCGACGTAGAAGCAGCGGAAGCCGCCGCCTCCGCAGAGGGCAACACCGAGGAAGCCTGA
- a CDS encoding enoyl-CoA hydratase, protein MSSDTFVLVDRPRPHVAVVTLNRPERMNSMAFDVMVPLKEVLEELTHDNSVRAVVLTGAGRGFSSGADHKSAGSVPHVDGLTRPSFALRSMQVLDDVILGLRRLHQPVIAAVNGAAIGGGLCLALACDIRIAGAAAYFRAAGINNGLTASELGLSYLLPRAIGTSRAFELMLTGRDVDAAEAERIGLVSRQVPDEDLLETCLDMGERIASFSRPGIELTKRTLWSGLDAGTLEGHMQAEGLGQLYVRLLTSNFEEAVAARAQSRPPVFTDDRT, encoded by the coding sequence GTGAGCAGCGACACCTTCGTCCTCGTCGACCGGCCCCGCCCACACGTGGCGGTGGTGACGTTGAACCGCCCGGAGCGGATGAACTCCATGGCCTTCGACGTGATGGTGCCGCTCAAAGAGGTGCTCGAAGAGCTCACCCACGACAACAGCGTGCGTGCGGTGGTGCTGACCGGAGCTGGACGCGGCTTCTCCTCGGGTGCCGACCACAAGTCGGCGGGCAGTGTGCCGCACGTCGACGGCCTCACCCGCCCCAGCTTCGCGCTGCGGTCCATGCAGGTCCTCGATGACGTGATCCTGGGCCTGCGACGCCTGCACCAGCCCGTGATCGCCGCGGTCAACGGAGCCGCGATCGGTGGCGGGCTGTGTCTGGCGCTGGCGTGCGACATCCGGATCGCCGGTGCGGCTGCGTACTTCCGTGCCGCCGGCATCAACAACGGGCTGACCGCCAGCGAACTGGGACTGTCCTACCTGTTGCCCAGGGCGATCGGGACCTCGCGGGCGTTCGAGCTGATGCTGACCGGCCGCGACGTCGACGCCGCCGAGGCCGAGCGGATCGGTCTGGTGTCGCGCCAGGTTCCCGACGAGGACCTGCTGGAGACCTGTCTGGACATGGGGGAACGCATCGCCTCCTTCTCCCGTCCGGGAATTGAGTTGACCAAGCGGACTCTGTGGAGTGGGCTGGACGCCGGTACCCTGGAGGGGCACATGCAGGCAGAAGGCCTGGGCCAACTCTACGTACGCCTGCTCACCTCGAACTTCGAAGAGGCGGTGGCGGCGCGCGCGCAGAGCCGGCCCCCGGTTTTCACTGACGATCGAACCTGA
- a CDS encoding TetR/AcrR family transcriptional regulator, producing MPKVSEDHLAARRRQILDGARRCFAEFGYDKATVRRLEQSIGLSRGAIFHHFRDKDSLFFELAREDAERMAEVASREGLIQVMRDMLATPEQFDWLATRLEIARKLRHDPAFNRGWAERSAELSAATTDRLRRQTQAGRVRDDVPSDVLHVYLDLVLDGLVARLASGEDPKRLSAVLDLVEASVRHGSSLPAQTASASLG from the coding sequence ATGCCGAAAGTCAGCGAGGACCATCTGGCGGCCCGCCGCCGCCAGATCCTCGACGGCGCCCGTCGCTGCTTCGCCGAGTTCGGTTACGACAAGGCGACGGTGCGCCGGCTCGAGCAGTCGATCGGGCTGTCCCGCGGGGCCATCTTCCACCACTTCCGCGACAAGGACTCGTTGTTCTTCGAGCTCGCGCGCGAGGATGCCGAGCGCATGGCGGAGGTGGCCTCCCGTGAGGGGCTGATCCAGGTGATGCGGGATATGCTGGCCACGCCGGAGCAATTCGACTGGCTGGCAACACGTCTGGAGATCGCACGCAAGTTGCGCCACGACCCCGCCTTCAACCGGGGCTGGGCGGAGCGTTCGGCGGAGCTGTCGGCGGCGACCACCGACCGGCTGCGCCGCCAGACCCAGGCGGGCCGGGTACGCGACGACGTACCCAGCGACGTGCTGCACGTCTATCTGGACCTGGTACTCGACGGCCTGGTCGCCCGGCTGGCCTCTGGCGAGGACCCGAAGCGGCTGTCGGCGGTGCTGGACCTGGTCGAAGCCTCGGTGCGTCACGGTAGCTCGCTACCGGCGCAGACAGCCTCGGCCTCACTGGGCTAG
- a CDS encoding aconitate hydratase — MTSKNSFDAHQTLEVGDNSYEIYRLDAVPGTEKLPYSLKVLAENLLRTEDGANITKEHIEAIANWDPNADPSIEIQFTPARVLMQDFTGVPCIVDLATMREAVAALGGDPDKVNPLSPAEMVIDHSVILDVFGRADAFERNVELEYQRNGERYQFLRWGQGAFADFKVVPPGTGIVHQVNIEYLARVVMTRNGVAYPDTCVGTDSHTTMENGLGVLGWGVGGIEAEAAMLGQPVSMLIPRVVGFKLTGEIKPGVTATDVVLTVTEMLRKHGVVGKFVEFYGKGVAEVPLANRATLGNMSPEFGSTAAMFPIDEETINYLRLTGRTDEQLALVEAYAKEQGMWHDPAKEPVFSEYLELDLSTVVPSISGPKRPQDRIELSDAKTAFRKDIHNYVEENHPAPETKLDEAVDESFPASDPVSLSFADDGAVDVRPSAANGSDGRPSKPITVRSEERGEFVLDHGAVVVAGITSCTNTSNPTVMLGAALLAKKAVEKGLTTKPWVKTNMAPGSQVVTDYYNKAGLWPYLEKLGYFLGGYGCTTCIGNTGPLPEEISAAINDNDLSVTAVLSGNRNFEGRISPDVKMNYLASPPLVIAYGIAGTMDFDFESDPLGQDTEGNDVYLKDIWPSAQEIQETIASSINRDMFTDSYADVFKGDDRWRALPTPEGNTFEWDENSTYVRKAPYFDGMPAEPEPVADITGARVLALLGDSVTTDHISPAGAIKKGTPAAQYLEAHGVEPKDFNSLGSRRGNHEVMIRGTFANIRLKNQLLDDVSGGYTRDFTQDGGPQAFIYDASVNYADAGIPLVVLGGKEYGSGSSRDWAAKGTSLLGVRAVIVESFERIHRSNLIGMGVIPLQFPAGESAASLKLDGTETFDFTGITELNEGKTPKTVKVTATKEDGSKVEFDAVVRIDTPGEADYYRNGGILQYVLRNMLKS, encoded by the coding sequence GTGACCAGCAAGAACTCATTTGATGCCCATCAGACCCTCGAAGTCGGTGACAATTCCTACGAGATCTACCGCCTCGATGCGGTACCCGGTACGGAGAAGCTCCCCTACAGCCTGAAGGTGCTCGCCGAGAACCTGCTGCGCACCGAAGACGGCGCCAACATCACCAAAGAGCACATCGAGGCCATCGCCAACTGGGACCCGAATGCCGATCCCAGCATCGAGATCCAGTTCACCCCCGCCCGCGTCCTGATGCAGGACTTCACCGGCGTCCCCTGCATCGTCGACCTGGCCACCATGCGCGAGGCCGTCGCCGCACTCGGCGGCGACCCCGACAAGGTGAACCCCCTCTCGCCTGCGGAGATGGTGATCGACCACTCGGTGATCCTGGACGTGTTCGGCCGCGCCGACGCCTTCGAGCGCAACGTCGAGCTGGAGTACCAGCGCAACGGCGAGCGCTATCAGTTCCTGCGCTGGGGCCAGGGCGCGTTCGCCGACTTCAAGGTCGTCCCCCCGGGCACCGGCATCGTGCACCAGGTCAACATCGAGTACCTGGCCCGGGTCGTGATGACCCGAAACGGTGTTGCCTATCCGGACACCTGCGTGGGCACCGACAGCCACACCACGATGGAGAACGGCCTCGGCGTCCTGGGCTGGGGCGTCGGCGGCATCGAAGCCGAGGCCGCCATGCTGGGTCAGCCGGTCTCGATGCTCATCCCCCGCGTCGTCGGCTTCAAGCTCACCGGCGAGATCAAGCCGGGCGTCACCGCCACCGATGTCGTGCTCACCGTCACCGAGATGCTGCGCAAGCACGGTGTGGTCGGCAAGTTCGTCGAGTTCTACGGCAAGGGTGTGGCCGAGGTCCCCCTGGCCAACCGCGCCACCCTGGGCAACATGAGCCCCGAATTCGGTTCCACCGCAGCGATGTTCCCCATCGACGAGGAGACCATCAACTACCTGCGCCTGACCGGCCGCACCGACGAGCAGCTGGCCCTGGTCGAGGCCTACGCCAAGGAACAGGGCATGTGGCACGACCCGGCCAAGGAGCCGGTGTTCTCCGAGTACCTGGAGCTCGACCTGTCGACGGTGGTGCCGTCGATCTCGGGCCCCAAGCGCCCGCAGGACCGTATCGAACTGTCCGACGCCAAGACCGCGTTCCGCAAGGACATCCACAACTACGTCGAGGAGAACCACCCGGCGCCGGAGACCAAGCTGGACGAAGCGGTCGACGAGTCCTTCCCGGCCAGTGACCCGGTGTCGCTGTCCTTCGCCGACGACGGCGCCGTGGACGTCCGTCCGTCTGCGGCCAACGGCTCCGACGGCCGGCCGAGCAAGCCGATCACCGTGCGCTCCGAGGAGCGCGGCGAGTTCGTCCTCGACCACGGCGCGGTGGTGGTCGCCGGCATCACCTCCTGCACCAACACCTCCAACCCGACGGTGATGCTCGGCGCCGCCCTGCTGGCCAAGAAGGCCGTCGAGAAGGGGCTGACCACCAAGCCCTGGGTCAAGACCAACATGGCCCCCGGCTCGCAGGTCGTCACCGATTACTACAACAAGGCCGGTCTGTGGCCCTACCTGGAGAAGCTGGGCTACTTCCTGGGCGGCTACGGCTGCACCACCTGCATCGGCAACACCGGTCCGCTGCCCGAGGAGATCTCGGCAGCCATCAACGACAATGACCTGTCGGTGACCGCGGTGCTGTCCGGCAACCGCAACTTCGAGGGCCGCATCTCCCCCGACGTGAAGATGAACTACCTGGCGTCCCCGCCGCTGGTCATCGCCTACGGCATCGCGGGCACCATGGACTTCGACTTCGAATCCGACCCGCTGGGGCAGGACACCGAGGGCAACGACGTCTACCTCAAGGACATCTGGCCCTCGGCCCAGGAGATCCAGGAGACCATCGCCTCCTCGATCAACCGGGACATGTTCACCGACTCCTACGCCGACGTCTTCAAGGGCGACGACCGGTGGCGCGCGCTGCCCACCCCGGAGGGCAACACCTTCGAGTGGGACGAGAACTCCACCTACGTCCGCAAGGCGCCCTACTTCGACGGCATGCCCGCCGAGCCGGAGCCGGTCGCCGACATCACCGGCGCGCGGGTGCTGGCCCTGCTGGGCGACTCGGTCACCACCGACCACATCTCCCCCGCCGGGGCCATCAAGAAGGGCACCCCGGCAGCGCAGTACCTGGAGGCGCATGGCGTGGAGCCCAAGGACTTCAACTCCCTGGGCTCGCGGCGCGGCAACCACGAGGTGATGATCCGCGGCACCTTCGCCAACATCCGCCTCAAGAACCAGCTCCTCGACGACGTGTCGGGCGGCTACACCCGCGACTTCACCCAGGATGGCGGGCCGCAGGCGTTCATCTATGACGCGTCCGTGAACTACGCCGATGCCGGGATCCCGCTGGTGGTGCTCGGCGGCAAGGAATACGGTTCCGGGTCGTCGCGTGACTGGGCGGCCAAGGGCACCAGCCTGCTGGGCGTTCGCGCGGTGATCGTCGAGTCCTTCGAGCGCATCCACCGGTCCAACCTGATCGGCATGGGCGTCATCCCGCTGCAGTTCCCCGCCGGGGAGTCGGCGGCTTCGCTGAAGCTCGACGGCACCGAGACCTTCGACTTCACCGGCATCACCGAACTCAACGAGGGCAAGACGCCCAAGACGGTCAAGGTGACTGCCACCAAGGAAGACGGAAGCAAGGTCGAGTTCGACGCGGTGGTCCGCATCGACACCCCCGGTGAGGCGGATTACTACCGCAACGGCGGCATCCTGCAGTACGTCCTGCGCAACATGCTGAAGTCGTAG
- a CDS encoding helix-turn-helix domain-containing protein, translating into MRKTDEARAQLLGELRDAYENGASIRTLAATTGRSYGSVHSMLVESGTTLRSRGGPNHRTRHR; encoded by the coding sequence GTGAGGAAAACGGACGAGGCGCGCGCGCAACTGCTCGGCGAGCTGCGCGACGCGTACGAGAACGGAGCGAGTATCCGTACCCTGGCTGCCACCACCGGGCGGTCCTACGGATCGGTGCACAGCATGCTGGTGGAGTCGGGAACAACGCTGCGCAGCAGGGGAGGGCCCAACCACCGCACCCGCCACCGGTAG
- a CDS encoding Rv1476 family membrane protein: MSESVLGNLGVYIPPEVDMPVVQAEVARDGVSAPPADEPGLAGVVQEAARDGIDLKIVVIDNNPPIDTPLRDIATEVGQANPGSTVLVLSPSFAGTYSTEFDRVTLEAGEDLAKTGNPVQSSQNFVSQLNTPDFPWTALTIVLTVAVFLAVVVTRVLTVKAKSSDAEKEPATSDS, encoded by the coding sequence ATGTCGGAGTCGGTACTGGGCAATCTCGGGGTGTACATCCCGCCCGAGGTCGACATGCCGGTGGTTCAGGCCGAGGTCGCACGTGACGGGGTGAGCGCACCGCCGGCCGACGAGCCCGGTCTGGCCGGCGTGGTGCAGGAGGCCGCGCGCGACGGCATCGATCTGAAGATCGTCGTGATCGACAACAATCCGCCGATCGACACCCCACTGCGCGACATCGCCACCGAAGTCGGTCAGGCCAACCCCGGTTCGACGGTGCTGGTGTTGAGCCCGTCGTTCGCCGGCACGTACAGCACGGAGTTCGACCGGGTGACCCTGGAGGCCGGCGAGGACCTCGCCAAGACCGGCAACCCGGTGCAGTCGTCGCAGAATTTCGTGAGCCAGTTGAATACGCCGGATTTCCCGTGGACCGCACTCACGATCGTGCTCACCGTGGCCGTTTTCCTGGCCGTTGTCGTTACGCGAGTCCTTACGGTAAAGGCGAAGTCGTCCGACGCGGAAAAAGAGCCTGCGACCAGCGACTCCTGA